The genome window aaaaatttagaattagttaatttatttatataaaaaattataatatacattttagTATAATTTACTgattgattttaattttattggataaaaaaattgttttatggAAAAGGGTACTCTGTTGTTATATTGGAGAAAAGCCATAAAAAGCTGGGGTTTTATTGCAAAACGAGCTATCatatattttatccgataaatgaatctattaatggaaaaatgggtgcattgttcttataatggaggaaggtAATAAAGAGCTGGCCTTTTATGGGAAAGTGATACATTACGGAAGTGACCGctatttggtttatgaaattatcccaaaaaatttagaattagtttatttatttatataaaaaattataatatatttttatttaatacaCTGTGTAATTgtactaatattttttataattctagagaatattatatattaataaGTATAATTTTTAGTATATATTACTATATTTGTAATaacaaatataattatataatatattattactacatacacatatatattataaatatatggaCATATATATTTGCATGATGGGAAACATCTGTGCCTGCGTCATGTGCATCCCTTCAATAACGTATTCCAATTTGTACAACGAATGCATCAATACAGGCCCAGAAATGTATTGTAAGTTCTCCAAGCCTGTCAGCAGCATAGACATCCCCATTCAAAAGTGAGGCAATCTTAAGCTCCTAGTCCAGCAGCTAATTTTCCCTATCGAAGTACATATTCAACCAGGGGTTAGCTAAAGGAATACATTACTCATACAGACTTCGTGTTGGGTTTGAAGATTCCATTGGTGGACTTTATTTTGGTACAGACGCAAAGCAAGGAGCCTAGCTCAATTAATGTCAACCATTGCTCCCTGACCAACTGTTAGTATTGCACGTATCCGAGAGGTTAACCAGACGGGCAGATTTAGTGAGTGACATTTAGATCCTTAATGTTTAGACGATAAGTTGCCAACAAACAATTAGAATGAGAACAGGCTAAACTTACTACATGCCAATGTGGTCTGAAGTATATGGCTGACGCATCCTGCATTTGACAGCAATTACAAATTTTATCTGATAATTTTTCCTCATGTGCATTCGGGAACCTGCATACAACATACGTCATTCCCAacttcgacatttttagaattTGCATAAAAAAACTCAGCGATGGCCCTTTGCAAACAAAAACAGAAGGGAAGAAAGTAGTACCAACATATATGAATTAGACAGACCCAGTGTCTGACTAAAGCACAAAAGTTTTTAACCTGTGTGTCCCATCAGAAGATAGGTTCTCTCCTTCCAATGGTTTGGAGAAGCTTCCGTACAGTGAACGGCCCATAAACTGATCTTCCTCATGctttcaaattttcctttttttcttggtCTGTGCATATGATCAGACGCAATTTTAGCTATCAAAAAAACGAAATGAACTATTGTCAACATAGTCCTGAACATGAATGCATCTAAATACCTCCGGAGGATATATGTTTGGGGCTTCCCGTTTGCGCGTCACTTGCTTTGCTGTGTTCTGCAGTCCAAGCTTGCTGACAACATTAACATAAAAGTTCCAATCCACACTGCCTTCTGTTACGGGTGATTGTCCAAAACGGTTTTGCTTAATGAAATCTTGTACATTATCAGCACGGGCCAATTTCTTCAGGTGTCCTACAAAATCTCCTTCAGGATCTGCAAATAAGTTTTGTGTCAGGCCAATCTTTGAACGGATGCTCTTCCGTAGCAAAAGCCACATTTCAAAGCCAAAAAGACCAGGTCTTACCCAAATAATTGTCTTCTACAGTGTAACATGTATAAGAGGTGGGGAAGATGGCATTGTACGGCTGAAGAACGAGTAATATGGAAACAGTTAGGCCTGATCATGTTGTTTGTGCATACTggaacatatacaacataacgaTCAGTTCCCGTATGGTGCACTTACAGAATTAAGGACGGATTTATACGGAGAATCATCGACTAATATCGTGTTAGAGCTGTTGTACGACTTATATTCTCCCCACACACGTTTCAGGTCCTTAAACATCACCGTTTTGTCTGGATTTTCCCTAAGCCTGGTTTGTGTCATAGTGCACCGCGACTGATCCTGCACAATATTGATTGTTCCCGACTTTGATTTATCAGAAGTCTTACACACGGACTGACTACACACAATCGAAGTAATTTGTGAATGACATCTCACCCAAACAAATAACAGTCTCTGCTCCAAacgttcattcatttttttggaTAGACTGTCCAACACTGGTTGAATGTTGTGGCTGCAGAAAACACAACTGTCTTGAATTAAGGGAACAACAGAAAAACTTGTGGACGTTCTAgttaatcaagtaattgaaatatAGGTTGGCGGATACCTTAGCTTTGATGACCAAACAGCGACCTCAAAATATGACAGACAGACCTGCAAAAATTCACGGCAATGTGGTCTGAAGTTAAAGTCCCGATTTCTGGTCATCCTTGTAAATGCACTGCCCAGAAGCACTCCAttcaaatcaagaataagaaGCTTCTTCTTTGAATCATTGCTGGACGCAAGTTCTGGCGGGTTTTTTTTCACCCTTGTACCTTCGGCTGGGGAAAAAATGAAGGCATACAGCATTTCAGCACATGGATTGTGCATGTGAGATCAAATTTGAATGTCATAATGAGAAATCAAACAAGAGGAAATGGAAAGTGTAAAGCAAAGTTCTGGGGCCGAGGATTTATTACAATGGTGTCACAAGGAGATGCATCGGAACAGAGGTACATACACTTTTTATGGTTTCCTTTATACAATGATTAATTTCGTACCAATAATTTGCTACAGCCctaaagaatttaaaatttaatattgCCTTCATATGCAACGAACCAATTACAGTAAAGGCGAGACATAATGTACCGTTCCCTGTTTCCTGATGGCCCACATCCTTGGTAGCATGATCTTGCAAATCTCCTCTGGTTACAGCCTCATGTGCCTGTTTATTTTCTATCAGGAAAGCAGCATAAGCGAATGGGTCCGCAAGTTTACCCAAAGCGATCTCCCAGGCAATAAATTTTCTAGCAATGACAACATCAAGCTGTACATACATTCAGAAACAATGTCAGACGCAATAGAGTCAGCTTGCCACAAGGGGTTGTCAATGTGTGCACTTACAAATTCTGGCCGACACCCCTTTGCCCAACATTGCGCAAACTTCAAAGTGAAAACCCCGCAACTCGCCCCGTCTGTCTGTTTTAGTTTGTGTTTTACAAGAATAAATGTCCAGGGTTGATTTTCGTGGAAAATTTCCATCAAAATCCAttcctaaaaaaggaaataaatacagCAGGTTTCGAATGTTAGAAAAATGTTACCTTCTTCGGAAACGAAGCTAAGGTACGCTTTTGGAGTATACTCACCACAGATTGCATCAAACCTTGGTAGATGGTTTTGTAATTGTCCATAGAATCAACAATGTACACCTGTTTGTCCTTGACATGTGCAATCATGAGCAACCAATGATTTGAATAAATGATTGGGAAAAAAATCTGCAATCGCATACAACAAGCAATGTTGAATGTGTTAAAAGCTAAGGCATGTTAGGCTAAATCCAATTCCACTAACATGCAGCTGCTACTCATATTGTATAAGAATGTTAAGGCGAGAATGATAGCTAATGTTTACCTTTTCAGGATTTGACTGATAGTCGTCATTGCTTTGATCAACGAATGTCTTTTTGGTTGCGGGAGATATGCATGGATAGTCTAACACGCATTTAAGCTACAACCAAGTGATTGAGAAGCAAGTATTAGGTCCACATTTTGCAAGGCACAACAGCAcatacaataattttcgttACGTACCCAAAACATAGGATTGAAGAAAACGAATTGCTTATATTCTTTCTGGAGTAAGTGAAGGTACTGGGTCACAACCTTCACAGAATGGAACAAATTCAAACATTCAACATCGAGTGGACAATTTTTAGCGAGATTAGTGAACAAGGTAGGCCTGTGCAATCGCATAAAAAACTTACTTTGTCACTGATTAGTGTGTCCTGAAGCATCACTTCCTCCAGTTCTTCTCTTGTAATATCAAAGAGATGCTGCCTATCTAGTGTACTCACACAGCTGTGAACAATGATTGACATGATTACAATAATCAGATGAAAGCGAGATCAGTGTTAGCCAAAGAAAATACCGACACTTTAACATACATCTGCGGGACGAGTTCTCTGACATGAAAGCGTACGGCTTCTTTCAATTCATCAGGTGCTACGCCGGAAGCTTGTGGTAGACACTGGACAATAAAGGTATTAGCATATAAAAAGGGGATTACATGAGAGTGCAAGAGCATGTCTTACATCTCGTAGAAATGGCAATTTCTCAATTCCGCAGTCCTTCACTTCGATGGCACCAACCCTTTGTAAAATTTGTGTCACTTTATCCGCAACCTAGTCATACAAATATTGGGTTATGCTCCTGTGTTGCCATcgagaagaagaaacaaaaaggagTAAAATAACTTTGTCACATACACTTGCCCCTTTTCTGGTTTGTTCAGACAGTATGACAACATCTTGAAGGTGTGCCTTTTCCCCCACAACCGGCCCCACCTCGACCCCAGCACACTTCCCCCCCTTATCCATCTTATTTATTTCTTCAACTTTTCTATTCGCGTCCCCAGTCTCACCAATGACAGCATCAGAGGTATAGGATTTCTTCCACATCCAACCACCATCTTCAGCTTTGAATGCCAGTTTTTTGAAGTACGATACTCCCATATTTTGGGCGTAAAATCCTCTGTCAACATGGTCAGCCAAGAATGGCACATTAAAGCGCCTAAAGAGCCTGGTCAGCAACATACCAAATGGGAGATGTGTTCTCTTATTCTCCCTGCTCTTAATCTTCCTAATCCTGTTGAGCATTGTTGCAATGATCAAATTGGCTATGTTGACGGGTTGTTTGTGTAACATATGCCACAATATAACTCTTTCTAATGCACTAATGGAAGTGATACTTCCGGCTTTGGGTAAAATGTTATGAGTTATTATCAGATGTAACAGCCGTGGCAACACTTTCATATACGGCGCATAAAACTTAGTTTTTTTCCCCGTGTTCATAACTCTGTCACCATTTTGCCTAatctctccaagaaattctaggTCATTGTACCCCTTCACAGCAACCTTATCTACATTCTTTGCGCTAATCCGTTTATAGTCAACAGTGTATCCACTGTCAACCAACCCAAACTCTGAACACAAAACCTCGGTAGACACTGACACTTCTACATTCCTAACGACTGAACGCAGAACTGACTTCTGCTTATTTGCCCTACAGTTAGCATAGAATTCCCTAACCATCGCATCATAGCACTTGTCATTATTTGCCatcaaatttaacaaattttgggcATTCAGATATTCCGTGATATCAATACACTCACCAGCGAGAGCTTCTACGTCGACCCACATGCCTGCATACACTGGAAGACTCATACAGGCCTCCATGTTACTGCCTATGCTTGCTCCGGGATGCGATTCAATTGTTGAGTACTTTGAGCAACAGAGGAAGCGAACGCGATAAATCTACTTCTTCTTCGACCTTGCCGCGAAAAACTTTTCGAAAAGCTCCAAATTTCAGAAAGGGGGGGGAAAGCTTTAACCGAAACTGTTAAGTGTGTTTACACAACAACGGAGCTTTTGATGGGCTAAACAGGAGAAACGATGAGAAGTTCACGAAAGACAAGCTTTTTGTGGGATAATTGATGAGGCGGGGACGGGCGTGGAGGGGAGGCAAACCCGATTTACATATTCGAAAATCAACCCGTTTCGGTATTGGAGCGTGTATTCGAATCGGGTTATGCGCAAGCCAAATAACTTTGGCAGCAGATTACAATCTATATAATAACAAATGTAATTATGcttttatataattaattaatattatatacacatatattatAAGGGATACCCTCAGAAACCTCCCCCGAATGTCCttatggaaaaatcatgaaatggaTAATTTATGGACGATAGCCAAAAAGAGCTCCCGTTTTATTCAACAActtgtttattttcatttcatccgataaataaatttgtttacggaaaaatgggtactcttttCTTATAATAAAGGAGAGCCATAAAGAGCATCACTTTTATTGTAAATCgagtttattttttatattatccgataaatatatttatttctggAAAAAAGGGTACTCTGTTATTATAATGCAGGAAgaccataaagagctggtcttttactACAAAGTGATACTTTACAGACTGGGACCACGATTTGGATTATCAAATTATgcaaagaaaattatgtcattattatatattttttgttatgcattgtataattatactaatatattatatCACTATACAGTATATTATacattaattaaaattttttataaatgtatattataaatactGTTATAgtatatatttacatattactatttaaatatatttataaatgtattttatatgtgcatataattataatatatatgtgtatatagtaATATAAAATTAAAGATTAGCATAATTATATAATGCATTATATGAATATgtataataattaattaattaagttgACAAAATCATTCAGCAATTTTCtttggataatttcataaatcaaatcgtgGTCTATTCATCGTAGTATCACATTGTCTTAAAAGACAAGCTCTTTATGGCTtgcctccattataagaacagagtaccctttTTTCCATAAGTAAATTGTTTTGCAGTATCTAATCAACCACCATTTCGTTTGTACTTAGTAAACTTCTCACTTCACTACAGTATCCGTCACGTAGATCACTGCTGAGGAGTTCCCTCTTTACCTTCTAACTATCATCCTTTATTCTTACATTTCATACACGTTTGTCTACAACGGCGTTTTGTCGAGAAAATGTCAGAACATACAAGGGCCAAGATAAGCTGTTTATGTTTTCATACCAGTAATATTAAGAGAGTAAGAAGTAGCGGTCAATTCAGTTGGCAAACATAAAAAAAGCGTAACGATGTGTTGTCAACATTCAATCTTACACACTAACGATATGGCAGGGCAGCACAAATTGCTCGAATTTCTTCATCGCAAGCGCACCCTTCACATGTACTCTCCTCCACTTCATCGGGATGCATAGGCCATGAAGATGTTTTCCTCTCATGTGTCATGGCACAACAAATGGGCGTTGGGTTTAGAAACACAGGATTCTTGACCCATATCATCCTCAGCAGCGCTCGCAAATTCTGACGGCAAAGATTCACTCTGCCTTGAAGAAGTCTGGATTTCATGAGCAGTCTCATACCTTTGCGCTTTAACTCGTCCCCACCAACAAAGATGTAAATTATTCCCAACGCATATGCAGCATCGGCATGGCCTGAATTAGCAGCTTCTTCCAGGTTTTCCAATGCTGAGTCCTCGTGCTTATCCGAAAAAAAATCAACCTAAGCAGTTCCAAGGTTGATATTACAGTCTTGCGAAATGTATGAGTAACGAAAAAGTTTAAAAGTGCAGGCAGAACAGTGGCGGCGAGACAACAGTTATTTACTGGGGCCCAAAGCTGCAGTAACCTGTTGTACGCCAATCTTTTGGGTGAAGTGTGCTGACCAAAATCACATTGAAGCTCAAATGAAAGAGATGATGTGAGCTTGGTGTAGAAATTTTGTAACTCAAGTATGGTTATGGAATGTTAGTTCATTACTATTCCATTTAAAACATTACCGAATTTTCCCATGACTATTGCGTCTTACGTTCCAAAGCAACCCAACTTACCACTCCTTTTCGGTACAAGGCTTCTGGATTTTTGCTTTGTCTGCACTTCTTCAAGAACCTCGACACTTTGTGGTTTTTTGGCCACGGAACGATTTCAAACCTGTCGAGGGACACCCGCTGGTAAATGTTCTTTGCCTCGGAAACTTCGTTGAACAACTTACAGCTGCAAAATAATAGAAATGATCCATTAAACTAAAACGAAAAGCACAGAATGGAACAAGAATACGCCTCTTCCAGTTTGTATCATCCATAGCAGAACGAACCACAGTTTTGCCCGGAAAAGATCAGCGGATGAAGAAGACGCGACACGTGCAAGCACCTCGGATAGCACCTCGGTTGGAAGGGAGAGGATGGAGGTTCGTGAACTCCGTTTTTGTGCGTTGGCCATGACCGGTTAACTCCTTTTACTGGGCACAGTTTAGTGAATCCCTGAAAGCCCCAAGAATGGAGTAAACTTCAAACAAAAACTACTTCCTCATAAAATCCAAAAATGATAGATCAGGTGTAATATCCCACTGTTTCTGGACATCCGACTAACCTTAGCGTTCGTTCGAACAGAAATGGGAAAGTGGCGACTTCTCCTGCAAACGACGCAACATTCTGTCGTCAAAAAACTGTCATCCGTAACATTTTTTCAAACCAACCAACGTATGTGTCAATACGGTCAATTCATCAGAACCGTAACAATACACCGATAGCAAGGGAAGATGAACAGTCATGAACTACACGTACATCGTAAATTTACGGGCGTTAATCGCATAGCAAAGGAGGTTCCACAGTGATAAACAGGGAGGGTTAGTTCGTACCTGTGGTCGTCAACCAACTCGTAGAAGCCGGTAGCACAGATTTGGCAGACAGGTCGGGCGGGGTAAATGGCAACCAAAAGGTCGCGTCCGATGCATATCCACACTGACTCCTCGTATGCTGCCACGAACGGGGTAAATGGCAACCAAAAGGTCGCGTCCTTCAAACTTGTCCAGACTCACTCCTCGTATGCTGCCACGAACGTCGTAACCCGAACCCATTAATTGAGAAGACGCACAAAGAGCTGGTGTTGACAAATGTTTGGGTAAatgccataaagagctggtgtttttCCTCTGTAACGCTCGAAATTCCACACTTTGGGGGGGGAAAGTTTAAACCGACACTGTTCAGTGTGTTTACACAACGGCGGAGGCGTTGATGGGCTAAACAGGAAAAACGATGAGAAGTTCAAGTAAGACAAGCTTTTTGTGGGATAATTGATGTGGCGGGGACGGGCGTGGAGGGGAGGCAAACCCGATTTACATATTGGAAAATCAACCCGTTTCGGTACTGGAGCGTGTATTCCGAATCGGGTTATGCGGAAGCCAAATTACTTTGGCAGCAgattacaatctattgatattaaCAATTGTAATTAtgtttttatataatttattaatattatatacacatatattatAAGGGATACCCTCAGAAACCTCCCCCGAATTAGCttatggaaaaatcatgaaatggaTATTTTATGGACGATAGCCAAAAAGAGCTCGCGTTTTATTCAAGAActtgtttattttcatttaatccgataaataaatttgtaatcgaaaaaatgggtactcttttCTTATAATAAAGGAGAGCCATAAAGAGCATCAGTTTTATTGTAAATCgagtttattttttatattatccgataaatatatttatttatggaAAAAAGGGTACTCTGTTATTATAATGCAGGAAgaccataaagagctggtcttaTACTACAAAGTGATACTTTACAGACTGGGACCACGATTTGGTGAGGCTTTTCCAGCAGTAATACTtttgttataaaactaataaaattaaatactaTAATTGAATTGAAAACATACTAGGTTACAAGTTACGTCCGCTACTAAACCCTTGTTCCCTATAAAACTTTCGGtatgtttccaaaaaaaaatctgaaacttAACGTACTACAAAACATGCCACTTTATTTTTAAGAGCTGGTATAGTATGCGTTGTTTGTTCAAATTTTCCTAAACCGTCATATAATTAttgttatgtgaaataaaaacCATACTAGTTCTGTCTTGGCCGGTAGTTGCTGCTATAAAGAGCTAGTATGTTTGCCACAAAAATTTGGttcaaaacatactagttttccaCCGTCCGCTATTTAACCAATATTTcctataaagagctggtatgtttccCATACAAAGAAGGTACAATGTTTGCCATATAGAGCTGGTATGTCATGCGCAATTtcgttttcttattttaactttcacatattcaatttatgttaaatacataaatttaactttcaaaaattgGCGCCAAATTACTTCTTCTATTGCCGCCTAGcagtaataattttttaatcaccttCATTACATATTAAATTTCTGTTATTGTCGTTAAATGTAATTACCAACCAGCTTTTGGAATTGTCAATTAGTTTACGTGAGTACAATTTATAAGCTGATATACTAATATTCGTTTTGCATAGGTTTCCTCTATTACGAGTTTCTTCCATTTAATtagttctctctctcttgcatttaattagtttaattactTACTTATTT of Coffea arabica cultivar ET-39 chromosome 5c, Coffea Arabica ET-39 HiFi, whole genome shotgun sequence contains these proteins:
- the LOC140007194 gene encoding putative F-box protein At1g67623 translates to MANAQKRSSRTSILSLPTEVLSEVLARVASSSSADLFRAKLCCKLFNEVSEAKNIYQRVSLDRFEIVPWPKNHKVSRFLKKCRQSKNPEALYRKGVVDFFSDKHEDSALENLEEAANSGHADAAYALGIIYIFVGGDELKRKGMRLLMKSRLLQGRVNLCRQNLRALLRMIWVKNPVFLNPTPICCAMTHERKTSSWPMHPDEVEESTCEGCACDEEIRAICAALPYR